ATGGCAAATCAGCTGCCTGTTTGTACCATGCCGCTTTTGACGCGAAGAATATATTCTGGGACGGCTCTATCCCCGGGTGTTTATCCAGGGTTCCCGCTGGAACAACAACCACCTTTTGATTCTTGCTTTTCCATGGCAATGAAGAGCCACAACTCTTGCAAAATGCGGTGGAAAAATATTTGGTTTGTTCGGGTGCGTAAACACCCACAAATTCCTTTCCTTTTGTCCATGAGAACTGCTCCGGCGAAACAAATAAGTTTGCAGAATGCGCACTACCGGTAAATTTGCGGCACCGCGAGCAGTGACAATATTGAAAAATTCCCATGTTCCCGGTAAGTTCAAACTGAACTTGCCCGCACAGGCAACTTCCAGTGGCACGTTCGTCCGGCATCTTTTTCCTCCTGCTCGTCGAGGTGGCGGATCCAAGCGCCGACGGCGGCAAAGTAATGTTCGGCAGAAGGAAGCCTATCACGTCTGCCATCGGGCGTCCGCATAAATGACGGGCGCGGATTACGGTATTGAAAATTAGCCGGTCAGTTCGTTCCCGGGATCTGAAAGAAAGGGCTTGAGGCACTCGGTATTCGAACGTCGCGTAACGCGCTCGTTGGTGTCTCCACTACACGCGTAACGCGACGGATTCGAATGCAAACTGAATTGAATGTGCCCGCGATCAGCCGGCGTTTTGCAAAGCAAACTCCCAGTTGATCAGCTTGTCGAGCACGCCGTTTACGTAATCGGCGCGGCGATTCTGATAGTCCAAGTAATAAGCGTGTTCCCACACATCTATTACAAGTAGTGGCTTCATGCCGGATGTCAATGGAACCTCGGCATTCGCGGTCTTTACAACCCTGAGTTTATCGCCGTCACGAACAAGCCATGCCCAGCCACTTCCGAATTGTGAAACGGCTGCGTTGGCAAGCTCCTTCTTGCAGGTGTCCAGGCCGCCGAAGGATGCCTCGATTTTCTGCTTCAGTGCGGCCGGCGGTTCGCCGCCTCCTTTAGGTCTCATGCTTTTCCAATAGAACGTGTGGTTCCATGCTTGCGCGGCGTTGTTGAAGACTGCGGCTCTTTCTGCCCGTCCGGCGGTGGCAGTAATAATCTTCTCCAGTGGCAGGTCGGCATACTCGGTTCCCGCAACAAGCTTGTTCAGGTTGTCCACATAGCCTTTGTGATGTTTCCCATAATGAAAACCAATTGTCCTGGCCGTTATCGCCGGTTCCAACGCGTTTTCGGCGTAAGGCAGGCGCGCCAACATATGCGGCGCCGTTTTTTGCGCAGGTCTTGATAAACTATCCGTCGAAAGTTCTGCCGCGGCGCCCGCGGCAGCTATACGAGAATCGCCGCGGCCCATTTCTGTCGAGGAATTGCTGGTATTTCGTTCGTTCATATCGGCCTCCGTTTGGTCGGTGTGGATCGATAAAGTAATCAATTAGGACCCGGCTCGCTGCAGTCACGCGAAAAGGAGTCGGTCCCCTTGAGCGCTTGGTTAGGCGACGGCATTGCCATACGAAGTAACAAATTGAGGTTGTCTGGTAAAGCAAGCGCACCACCTGCGAGTTTTCCAAGAATTGTCGCTGATGCGGAGCATTTGACAATCACTACAGGTTTGAGCAACCTCGGTTCCGGCTCCAACGGTCTCGCGTCTCGCCCTCGCCCGGCCAAAGCTATAGTTTTGACTGGGTCCTGCCGCATACGTTCAATCTTTTTTAAGGCGGGCGTTACGTGATTCCATAGCACGAAATAAATGAGGGATGGCAATGGTCTCGCTAGTTGTGATTTAAGTTTCCGCTATGTTCGTTGGGCTCTTATGCCGGCTACGTAACTCCGATCGCAAGTGACCGAGGTGGACAGTGGCAAACTGCGCTGCATGCAGTTTTGCAGTTTCCACAACCGCCGTTGCGCCTTGTCATGTATCCAAAGCACTCATATGCCCCTGGATATTTGCTTAGCGGCACCGGCGCTTACTTCTCCGAATCGCGTGCAAAATACCCATGCCCGGTACTTTACAGTCGGCCGCCGCCACCCTACAGCGCAGGGTATACTCACGCTACGCAGCAGATACTGCGCAATGCAAAACATCCCATGATGGATTTCCTGCAACGGAACTCTCGTTTCATTGCCGCCGCAGCGTTGATATTGCTCGGCGTATGGATTGTGCATGACTTTCTCGCAGCGCTCGCCTGGGCAGTGGTGATCGCCATCGCAAGTTGGCCGCTATACCAGCGCTTCGTGCAAAAATTGCCTGTGCCCTACCGTCGGCGCTGGGGTTCCATGTTATTTACTAGTTTGGTCGCCGTGGCGCTACTGATTCCACTAACTTATGCTGTAATCCAAGCTGGGCATGAAGCCAGTCTAGTGTTAAAAGTGCTGCATCGCGCCCAGCAATTCGGCCTGCCCGCACCGCAGTGGCTTGGAAAACTTCCGTTCGCGGGGGACTGGCTGGTTTCGTGGTGGAGCGGCAATCTCTCCGATCCGCATGCACTCGCCGGGCTGCTGCTTCAAGCGAATTCGGGGGTTTCTTTGGAATGGGCGAAAATTTTCGGCCGACAGATCGTGCACCGCGTGGCAATCCTGGGTTTAACCCTAATTACTCTCTATTTTCTTTACCGCGATGGCACAGTATTGGGGCAGCAGCTGGTTGAGATGGTGCGCCGTGCTGTCGGGGAGAGCGGCCAGCGTTATATCGCGAATATGGCCCGCGCCGTGAGAGCCACGGTCAACGGACTCGTCATGGTGGGTCTCGCCGAAGGCGTTCTTCTCTGGATCGGCTATGCGCTTGCCGGGCTGGAGCACGCAGCGCTTCTCGGCGCCTTGACGGCTTTGCTCGCAATGATCCCTTTCGCCGCGTTGTTAATTTTTGGCGGAGCATCCATTGCGCTTTTGGTTCAGGGAAATATTCTCGCGGCTGCGTTTTTATTCTGTTTCGGAGCGCTGGTATTATTTGTTTTCGATCATTTCGTAAGACCCGCCCTCATCAGCGGCGGCGCACGATTGCCTTTCTTGTGGGTATTGCTGGGCATTTTGGGCGGGCTGGAAAACCTGGGTTTGCTGGGATTGTTCGTCGGCCCGGCGCTCATGGCAGCGCTGATTTCGCTGTGGCGCGACCGCACGGCGGCATTGGCTGCACAATAGGAAGATGGTCAAGCGTTTGCGCATTTATGGCCGGGTACAAGGCGTGTGTTTCCGCGAAACCATGCGCCGGCAGTCGGAGACGCTCGGAGTTACCGGCTGGGTGCGCAATCGCTTCGATTCCAGCGTGGAAGCCGTAGTGCAGGGAACACCGGAAGCATTGCGAGCCATCATCGATTGGGCTTATCGCGGGCCGGAATCGGCGCAGGTCGAGCGTGTTGAAATTGAGGAAGGTGAAGGAAATTTTACGCGCTTCGAAGTGTTGCGCACGCGCTGAGTCAGAAGATTAGCTCTACGTTCTCGGGAGCCAGCCATTCGCACAAATCGCGCAGCAAATTTTCATCGAGACTGACCCGCCATTCTTCACCCAATTGCACGTCACATTCCGCGTGCGCGTTGTGATAACGTACTGCGACCGGGCACAGCCCTTTCCGGTAGGGTCCGAGCAGGGTCCGCAGCCGGGCCGCACTTGCTTCGCCGTTGAGGC
Above is a genomic segment from Burkholderiales bacterium containing:
- a CDS encoding GFA family protein, producing the protein MADVIGFLLPNITLPPSALGSATSTSRRKKMPDERATGSCLCGQVQFELTGNMGIFQYCHCSRCRKFTGSAHSANLFVSPEQFSWTKGKEFVGVYAPEQTKYFSTAFCKSCGSSLPWKSKNQKVVVVPAGTLDKHPGIEPSQNIFFASKAAWYKQAADLPSYDALPTK
- a CDS encoding AI-2E family transporter, which produces MYPKHSYAPGYLLSGTGAYFSESRAKYPCPVLYSRPPPPYSAGYTHATQQILRNAKHPMMDFLQRNSRFIAAAALILLGVWIVHDFLAALAWAVVIAIASWPLYQRFVQKLPVPYRRRWGSMLFTSLVAVALLIPLTYAVIQAGHEASLVLKVLHRAQQFGLPAPQWLGKLPFAGDWLVSWWSGNLSDPHALAGLLLQANSGVSLEWAKIFGRQIVHRVAILGLTLITLYFLYRDGTVLGQQLVEMVRRAVGESGQRYIANMARAVRATVNGLVMVGLAEGVLLWIGYALAGLEHAALLGALTALLAMIPFAALLIFGGASIALLVQGNILAAAFLFCFGALVLFVFDHFVRPALISGGARLPFLWVLLGILGGLENLGLLGLFVGPALMAALISLWRDRTAALAAQ
- a CDS encoding acylphosphatase; translation: MVKRLRIYGRVQGVCFRETMRRQSETLGVTGWVRNRFDSSVEAVVQGTPEALRAIIDWAYRGPESAQVERVEIEEGEGNFTRFEVLRTR
- a CDS encoding superoxide dismutase; translation: MLARLPYAENALEPAITARTIGFHYGKHHKGYVDNLNKLVAGTEYADLPLEKIITATAGRAERAAVFNNAAQAWNHTFYWKSMRPKGGGEPPAALKQKIEASFGGLDTCKKELANAAVSQFGSGWAWLVRDGDKLRVVKTANAEVPLTSGMKPLLVIDVWEHAYYLDYQNRRADYVNGVLDKLINWEFALQNAG